In Candidatus Hydrogenedentota bacterium, a single genomic region encodes these proteins:
- a CDS encoding NCS2 family permease produces MNALDRYFGIEASGSTLRREIVGGLTTFATMSYIIFVQPAVLSGAGMSSGYVMLATCLSAAVATLLMGLLARYPIALAAGMGENFLFVYVCSEGERGLGFGWQAGLAIVLV; encoded by the coding sequence ATGAACGCCTTGGACCGGTATTTCGGAATCGAAGCTTCGGGTTCCACGTTGCGCCGCGAGATTGTCGGCGGCCTCACCACGTTTGCAACGATGAGCTACATCATCTTCGTGCAGCCGGCGGTCCTGTCGGGGGCGGGCATGTCTTCTGGCTACGTCATGCTGGCCACGTGCCTGTCAGCGGCCGTGGCGACGCTGCTGATGGGGCTACTCGCCCGATACCCGATCGCGCTTGCGGCGGGTATGGGGGAGAATTTTCTGTTTGTCTACGTCTGTTCCGAGGGTGAGAGAGGCCTGGGGTTCGGCTGGCAGGCGGGACTCGCCATCGTACTGGTCT
- a CDS encoding type II toxin-antitoxin system VapC family toxin yields the protein MIRLVTDASVLAKWRLQEPHTEAARQLLFCPHTLHAPALMAIEVHNVIVKKRRRNQVIHVEACRLRNETRSLSIVYVPDMQVLAFAFDISLNEDLTMCDALYTSASAHLDATLVTEDARLYRAVACAPYAPRVVWVEDTLV from the coding sequence GTGATCAGATTGGTTACAGACGCCAGCGTCTTGGCGAAATGGCGTCTCCAGGAACCACACACGGAGGCGGCACGTCAATTGTTGTTCTGCCCCCATACCTTACACGCGCCAGCCTTGATGGCCATTGAAGTGCATAACGTCATCGTAAAGAAGCGGCGCCGGAACCAAGTCATTCATGTCGAAGCATGCCGTCTTCGCAACGAGACCCGGTCCCTTTCCATAGTTTATGTCCCGGACATGCAAGTGCTTGCTTTCGCTTTCGACATTTCTCTCAACGAAGACTTGACCATGTGCGACGCTCTTTACACCTCTGCATCTGCGCATCTGGACGCAACGCTGGTAACAGAGGATGCGCGGCTGTACAGGGCCGTTGCCTGCGCGCCATATGCGCCGCGGGTCGTCTGGGTGGAAGACACACTCGTCTGA
- a CDS encoding DUF4282 domain-containing protein — protein sequence MEDFLAFRKMLTPVIIQVVFWLGVVACVLAGLVSLFSGAPLAGLLMMVFGPVAVRIYAELLILLFKMNDTLTDIKNAVEKTARNQQGL from the coding sequence ATGGAAGACTTTCTGGCCTTTCGCAAGATGTTGACGCCGGTCATCATTCAGGTCGTTTTCTGGCTAGGCGTGGTCGCGTGCGTGCTTGCCGGACTGGTTTCACTCTTCTCCGGCGCGCCTCTCGCGGGGCTGCTCATGATGGTGTTCGGGCCGGTGGCTGTGCGCATATACGCGGAGCTGCTCATCTTGTTGTTCAAGATGAACGATACGCTGACCGACATTAAGAACGCGGTCGAAAAGACAGCGAGGAATCAACAGGGCCTGTGA
- the pdxB gene encoding 4-phosphoerythronate dehydrogenase PdxB yields the protein MRIVADQNIPYARDAFGLLGEVITVPGRAMAPGIVRDADLLIVRSITKVSEALLDGSRVRFVGTCTIGEDHIDKAYLSSRGIAFSSAPGCNANSVAEYIVAALLALAERHSFSLEGKSLGIVGVGNVGGRVLRKAEAVGLRCVLNDPPLLERTDDPIYRPVEEILDCDIVTLHVPLEKGGTHPTWHLADERFLRAMKTGALFLNTARGAVCDNTALKAVLESGRLRGAVLDVWEGEPQVDIELLELVDIGTPHIAGYSFDGKVNGTVQVYEAACRFLGIPPAWDPAPLLPEPDMPEVTVYSDEPDALSRTVRAVYDIMRDDAAMRDLLGMPDAAHGAYFDRLRKEYWRRREFQNTRTCVSPPDQRLERQLAGIGFRTSAPA from the coding sequence GTGAGGATTGTCGCGGACCAGAACATCCCTTACGCCCGGGATGCGTTCGGCCTTCTGGGCGAGGTCATAACGGTCCCCGGGCGTGCGATGGCGCCCGGCATCGTGCGGGACGCGGACCTGCTCATTGTCCGCTCCATCACGAAAGTGAGCGAGGCGCTGCTCGACGGGTCGCGTGTCCGTTTCGTGGGCACGTGCACGATTGGCGAAGACCACATCGACAAAGCATATTTGTCCTCGCGCGGCATCGCTTTTTCGAGCGCGCCGGGCTGCAACGCGAACAGCGTAGCCGAGTATATCGTCGCGGCGTTGCTGGCGCTCGCGGAGCGGCACTCGTTCTCGCTCGAAGGCAAGTCGCTCGGCATCGTGGGGGTCGGCAACGTGGGCGGGCGCGTGCTGCGCAAGGCCGAGGCGGTGGGGCTGCGCTGCGTGCTGAACGACCCACCCTTGCTGGAACGGACGGACGACCCCATATATCGACCGGTCGAAGAAATCCTCGACTGCGACATCGTCACATTGCACGTGCCGCTGGAAAAGGGCGGGACGCATCCCACGTGGCATCTGGCGGACGAGCGGTTCCTGCGCGCCATGAAAACCGGCGCGCTTTTCTTAAACACGGCGCGCGGGGCGGTGTGCGACAACACAGCGCTCAAGGCCGTGCTTGAAAGCGGTCGCCTGCGGGGGGCCGTGCTTGACGTGTGGGAGGGCGAGCCGCAAGTGGACATCGAGTTGCTGGAGCTGGTCGATATAGGCACGCCGCACATTGCGGGCTACTCCTTCGACGGCAAGGTCAACGGAACCGTTCAGGTTTACGAAGCCGCTTGCCGCTTCCTGGGCATTCCCCCGGCCTGGGACCCGGCGCCGCTGCTCCCCGAACCCGACATGCCTGAGGTAACGGTCTATTCCGACGAACCGGACGCGCTGTCGCGCACGGTGCGGGCCGTCTACGACATCATGCGCGACGATGCGGCCATGCGTGACCTTCTCGGGATGCCGGACGCCGCGCACGGCGCGTATTTCGACCGTTTGCGCAAGGAATACTGGCGCCGGCGCGAGTTCCAGAATACGCGCACGTGTGTCAGCCCGCCGGACCAACGCCTGGAACGGCAATTGGCCGGAATCGGTTTCCGCACATCCGCGCCGGCATGA
- a CDS encoding PIN domain-containing protein, with amino-acid sequence MYVSVLTLGEIQKGIARLAGPKRQNAVQHWLDGGLRPRFAGRILPVDEAVALTWGLIQAEVDRRRQTVPTIDGLLGATAIAANLVAVTRNEGASFPPVRGS; translated from the coding sequence GTGTACGTCAGCGTCTTGACGCTCGGGGAGATTCAAAAGGGTATAGCAAGACTCGCCGGTCCGAAGCGGCAAAATGCGGTCCAGCATTGGCTGGATGGCGGCTTGCGCCCGCGCTTCGCGGGCAGGATTCTTCCTGTCGATGAGGCAGTGGCGCTGACATGGGGGCTGATCCAGGCCGAGGTCGACCGGCGCCGGCAGACCGTGCCAACGATTGACGGGTTATTGGGCGCCACGGCAATCGCCGCGAACCTGGTGGCCGTAACGCGCAATGAGGGGGCGTCATTCCCACCGGTGCGCGGGTCTTGA
- a CDS encoding type II toxin-antitoxin system prevent-host-death family antitoxin, with translation MSNTWQLQDAKNRFSEVVEKAVAEGPQHVTRRGR, from the coding sequence ATGTCAAACACGTGGCAATTGCAGGACGCTAAGAATCGGTTCAGCGAAGTGGTGGAAAAGGCTGTTGCCGAGGGGCCGCAGCACGTGACCCGGCGCGGGCGGTAG
- a CDS encoding DUF2088 domain-containing protein yields the protein MFSHISENGFLSDDAIRAAVREALDATPLDGKRVLFIIPDHTRSMPMSAMFRAAWDALRGRAKKMDVLIALGTHPPEPDDVIFPRLGITPRERETVYADLGIYNHEWNNPAALARVGTLNEAEIAELSEGRMRQPVDVLVNRRVLDYDLVCIMGPVFPHEVVGFSGGNKYFFPGVAGADILNLFHWL from the coding sequence GTGTTTTCGCATATCAGCGAAAACGGTTTCTTGAGCGATGACGCCATCCGCGCAGCGGTGCGGGAAGCGCTTGACGCGACGCCGCTGGACGGCAAGCGCGTATTGTTCATCATTCCGGACCATACGCGCAGCATGCCGATGTCCGCGATGTTTCGCGCGGCGTGGGACGCGTTGCGCGGGCGCGCAAAGAAGATGGACGTGCTGATCGCGCTAGGCACACACCCGCCCGAACCGGACGACGTCATCTTTCCGCGCCTGGGCATCACGCCGCGCGAGCGCGAAACGGTGTACGCGGACCTGGGCATTTACAACCACGAATGGAACAACCCCGCGGCACTCGCGCGCGTAGGGACTCTAAACGAAGCGGAAATCGCCGAACTCTCCGAAGGCCGGATGCGCCAGCCGGTGGACGTCCTTGTGAACCGGCGCGTCCTAGACTATGACCTCGTATGCATTATGGGGCCGGTGTTCCCGCACGAAGTGGTCGGGTTCAGCGGCGGCAACAAGTACTTCTTCCCGGGCGTAGCCGGTGCGGACATCTTGAACCTCTTCCACTGGCTCG